In the genome of Candidatus Methylomirabilis lanthanidiphila, one region contains:
- the sdcS gene encoding Sodium-dependent dicarboxylate transporter SdcS gives MPQPDVRVEPVAAMPDERISAGEQVFEAWRKRLGALLTLPLFFLTYFLCSNLRPEGRTLAAILAAVTTLWVSEVIPLPVSALVGAVLCVALGVVPQEPGKSPAAVVLAHFADPIIFVFIGGFMLARAMTIHGLDRRIALGFLSIPWIGSSPARTMMGLGLVTAVISMWVSNSATTAMMLPIAAGILQALHAVRVTQGLASNSSDPGSWPFATGMMLMVAFSASIGGIGTPVGSPPNLIGIGLIRSATGEEISFFRWMMVAVPLLLVMGPVLFALLYLLHPATKEPDRIVPDRNDGTVRLTIRDPVAGPGGHLLDYIRRERNRLGPWTWGQFNTVMAFGVAVTLWVTPGILHLPWLAASGWGQWMSVRLPESIVAICAAILLFLLPVNLSRWEFTLTWPDAVKIDWGTILLFGGGLTLGSLMFKTGVAEAMGRTLTAYLGVSSLWTLTGLSIAMAIIMSEAASNTASANMIIPVVIAIAQAAGVSPLPPALGACLGASFGFMLPVSTPPNAIVYGSGLVPLPKMIRAGILLDLAGFFIIWGGLYLLHQVLQLV, from the coding sequence ATGCCGCAGCCGGATGTGCGAGTCGAACCCGTCGCGGCCATGCCGGACGAGCGGATCTCGGCCGGGGAGCAGGTGTTCGAAGCCTGGCGAAAACGGCTGGGCGCCCTTCTCACACTCCCTCTCTTCTTTCTCACCTATTTCCTCTGCAGCAACCTGAGGCCGGAAGGCCGGACGCTGGCGGCGATCCTTGCGGCTGTGACGACATTGTGGGTCAGCGAGGTCATCCCGCTTCCCGTATCGGCGCTGGTTGGCGCAGTCCTGTGCGTGGCATTGGGCGTCGTCCCGCAGGAGCCCGGCAAGTCGCCGGCAGCGGTCGTCTTGGCCCACTTCGCCGATCCAATCATCTTCGTATTCATCGGCGGGTTCATGCTCGCTCGGGCGATGACAATCCACGGACTCGATCGTCGCATCGCATTAGGTTTCCTCTCCATACCGTGGATCGGGTCTTCTCCGGCAAGGACCATGATGGGCCTCGGGTTGGTCACCGCGGTCATCTCGATGTGGGTCAGCAACAGCGCCACCACCGCCATGATGCTCCCGATTGCCGCGGGTATCCTGCAGGCACTGCATGCGGTACGCGTCACTCAAGGGTTGGCGTCGAATTCGTCGGATCCTGGAAGCTGGCCGTTCGCCACCGGCATGATGTTGATGGTCGCGTTCAGCGCCTCGATCGGCGGCATCGGGACGCCGGTGGGATCGCCCCCCAATCTCATCGGCATCGGACTGATCCGTTCGGCAACCGGCGAAGAAATCAGTTTCTTCCGCTGGATGATGGTTGCCGTCCCGCTACTCCTGGTAATGGGACCGGTACTTTTTGCGCTACTCTATCTACTTCATCCTGCAACTAAGGAGCCGGACAGGATCGTGCCGGATCGGAATGACGGAACTGTCCGGCTCACCATTCGCGATCCCGTTGCCGGTCCTGGGGGCCATTTGCTGGACTATATCCGTCGTGAACGCAACAGACTCGGCCCATGGACGTGGGGGCAATTCAACACCGTCATGGCGTTTGGCGTTGCCGTGACGCTCTGGGTGACGCCGGGTATCCTGCACTTGCCATGGCTTGCAGCATCCGGGTGGGGCCAATGGATGAGCGTACGCCTCCCTGAGTCGATCGTCGCCATCTGCGCGGCGATCCTTTTGTTCCTGTTGCCGGTCAACCTGTCGCGATGGGAATTCACGTTAACGTGGCCGGACGCGGTGAAAATCGACTGGGGCACCATCTTACTGTTCGGTGGAGGGTTGACGCTGGGCTCATTGATGTTCAAAACCGGCGTAGCCGAGGCAATGGGCCGCACCCTCACCGCGTACCTCGGCGTCAGCTCACTGTGGACACTGACAGGCTTGTCGATCGCGATGGCGATTATCATGTCTGAAGCGGCCAGCAACACCGCATCTGCAAATATGATCATTCCGGTTGTGATTGCGATTGCGCAGGCCGCCGGCGTCAGCCCGTTGCCGCCGGCGCTGGGGGCGTGCCTGGGCGCGAGTTTCGGATTCATGCTCCCCGTGTCCACTCCGCCCAATGCCATCGTGTACGGCTCCGGCCTCGTCCCGCTCCCAAAAATGATACGCGCCGGCATCCTGTTGGACCTCGCGGGCTTCTTCATTATCTGGGGCGGCTTGTACCTGCTGCACCAGGTGTTGCAACTCGTATAA
- a CDS encoding AAA-like domain protein, translating into MNTILIGKGEQPVHLLAKYGNRHGLVAGATGTGKTISLLVLAEGFSRLGVPVFMADVKGDLSGAALAGIDNEKIHQRVVQIGIQDYAHEANPVVFWDLYGKLGHPVRTTVTEIGPSLLGRILDLNDTQTGMLEIAFKLADDQGLLLLDLDDLRAVLGFVADNRKEISAQYGLVSTQSVAAVQRALLSLEREGGEALFGEPALELGDLLRTDLSGRGVVNILTADQLILKPRLYSSFLLWLLSELFENLPEVGDLDRPKLVFFFDEAHLLFDDAPPVLRQRVEQVVRLIRSKGVGVYFCSQFPDDVPNEILGQLGNRIQHALRAYTPRDQKAVRTAAETFVANPKLDVAEVISQLSVGEALVSTLQEKGVPMPVERTLICPPRCRMGAVTPEERATVRARSPISGKYDSRMNRESAYEILTRRVDSGEASVERPAQTQPEPQTQTSGALSDFLWGTTRRQGMVETMAKQAARTVGSQIGRQILRGVLGGILGGSRRR; encoded by the coding sequence GTGAATACGATACTCATCGGCAAAGGCGAACAGCCGGTCCACTTGCTGGCCAAATACGGTAACCGCCATGGCCTGGTCGCCGGTGCCACCGGGACTGGCAAAACCATTTCGCTCCTGGTGCTGGCGGAAGGCTTTTCGCGGCTGGGCGTACCGGTGTTCATGGCCGACGTGAAGGGTGATTTGTCCGGCGCGGCGCTGGCTGGTATTGACAACGAGAAGATCCACCAGCGTGTCGTCCAGATCGGCATCCAGGACTACGCCCACGAGGCGAATCCGGTTGTGTTTTGGGACCTGTACGGCAAGCTGGGCCACCCGGTACGGACTACGGTGACCGAGATCGGCCCCAGCCTGCTGGGTCGGATCCTCGATCTCAACGACACCCAGACCGGGATGCTCGAGATTGCTTTCAAGCTGGCCGACGACCAGGGGCTGTTGCTGCTCGACCTTGATGATCTGCGCGCCGTGCTCGGATTCGTCGCCGACAACCGCAAGGAGATATCGGCGCAGTACGGCCTCGTCAGTACACAGTCAGTGGCTGCCGTCCAGCGCGCCCTGTTATCGCTGGAGCGGGAAGGCGGAGAAGCCCTGTTTGGCGAGCCGGCGCTGGAACTCGGCGACCTGCTGCGTACCGATCTCAGCGGCCGCGGCGTCGTCAATATCCTCACCGCCGACCAACTTATCCTGAAACCTCGACTGTACTCGAGCTTCTTGCTGTGGCTGCTGTCAGAGCTATTCGAGAACCTGCCGGAGGTTGGAGACCTTGACAGGCCCAAACTGGTATTCTTCTTCGATGAGGCCCACTTACTCTTCGACGACGCTCCACCGGTGCTGCGCCAACGGGTGGAGCAGGTCGTGCGGCTTATCCGGTCCAAGGGTGTGGGTGTATACTTCTGCTCTCAGTTCCCCGACGACGTACCCAACGAGATCCTCGGCCAGCTCGGGAACCGTATCCAACACGCTCTTCGCGCCTACACCCCGCGAGACCAGAAGGCGGTGCGCACTGCCGCGGAAACCTTCGTCGCGAACCCCAAGCTCGACGTCGCCGAGGTCATCTCCCAGCTCAGTGTCGGCGAGGCTCTGGTATCGACCCTCCAGGAAAAAGGGGTGCCGATGCCCGTAGAGCGCACCCTGATTTGTCCGCCGCGCTGTCGGATGGGGGCGGTCACACCGGAGGAGCGCGCGACGGTGCGGGCGCGCAGCCCGATTAGTGGTAAGTACGATTCCCGGATGAATCGCGAGTCCGCCTACGAGATTCTGACCCGGCGGGTCGACTCCGGCGAAGCGTCAGTGGAGCGCCCGGCCCAAACCCAGCCGGAGCCGCAGACTCAGACAAGCGGCGCATTGAGCGATTTCCTGTGGGGCACTACGCGCCGCCAGGGCATGGTAGAGACGATGGCCAAGCAGGCCGCGCGCACCGTCGGCAGTCAGATCGGCCGACAGATTCTCCGCGGCGTATTGGGCGGTATCCTTGGCGGATCGCGCCGCCGCTAG